The bacterium sequence TCCCATCATGGTGCGATCCTTGTTTTTCCCGGAGTCGTACACCATGCACGCCACCACCGGCAGGCCGGTCGCGCGCGCCGCATCGATCGCGAATCCGGCCTCATCGAGGTCGGTCATGGTTTCGATGACGATCGCGTCCGCGCCACCGGCCGCCAGAGCTTGCGCCTGTTGTTCGAAGGCCGCGCGCAGGGCCGCTTCGGTCACCTGTCCATTGATCAACAGCTTGCCGCTCGGACCGATCGATGCGAACACCCGCGCGCGCGTCCCCGCGGCGCGCTTGGAGATCTCGACCCCCGATCGATTCACCTGCTCGAGCTTCGAGACCTCGGAGTGTTCGGCCAGTGCGATGGCATTGGCGCGAAACGTATTGGTCAAAATGACGTCACTCCCGGCCTCGACGTAGGCACGGGCGACCTGTTCGACGCGATCTGCGTGCTCCAGGTTCCAGAAATCCGGTGATTCGCCCATCGCGAGTCCGCGAGACTGCAATTCGGTGCCCCAGGCACCATCGAGCAACACGGTGCCCTTGGCGAGCAGTTCGTCGATCAGCGTCATCTGAACTCAGACCCCTAACAGTTGAAAGGCGGCGCGAACCGCGGCGGTGGCGTTGTCTGCATAGGCGTCAGCCTTGATCTCGTCGGCGTAGCTCGTCGAGAGTGGGGCGCCGCCCACCAGGACCTTCACCCGATCTCGCAGCCCGGCCGCTTCGAGTCCGTCGACGACCGACTTCATCGACTGCATGGTTACCGTGAGCAGGGCCGAAAGGCCCACGAGATCCGCGTCCTTTTCCTTTGCGGCCGCCACGAACTGCTCGGCCGGGACGTCACTTCCAAGATCGATGACGTCGAAGCCCGCGCCTTCGAACATGGCCGATACCAGGTTCTTGCCGATGTCGTGAAGATCCCCCTGAACGGTGCCGATGACGATGCGGCCTTTGCTCGGGGCGCCGGTCTCTGCGAGTAGAGGGCGGATCAGTTCGAGGGCCGATTTCATGGCACGGGCTGCGAGCAGGAGTTCGGGCACGAAGTACTCTTCTTCCTCGAAGAGTCTCCCCACCTCGTCCATCGCTGGGATCATCGCATCGTCGATCAATGACTGGGGGTCGACGGACGCATCGAGGGCTGCGCGCGTCAGTTCCACCGCCGAGTTCTTGTCTCCGCTGAGTACAGCCTCGTAGAGTTCTGTGTTCTGCGCCACGAGCAAATCTCCGTCGGCCGGCCGGCCGCGAGCATGATAGCGCGAGCCGAAGGGAAAAGGGGGAATGCAGGCGCCGTGTGGCGCGCGTTGAAGAACACTGGACTCAGCCATTAGACTCGTCGCCAGCAATCGAGAAGGGAACTGAAACCGACGTGACTGTAGACAGGGTCGACGCAATCGTTGTCGGAGCCGGGGTCGTCGGGCTCGCGGTAGCCCGGGCTCTCGCACGCATGGGGCGCGATGTGGTGATCCTCGAAGCGGAACGAGACTACGGGTTGCAGACCTCGTCCCGCAATAGCGAAGTGATTCACGCCGGGATCTACTACCCGCAGGGGAGCCTCAAGGCGCGACTTTGCGTCGAGGGCAAGCAGGCGCTCTATCGCTACTGCGAGGCGCGGAATGTTCCACATCGCCGGATCGGCAAGCTGATCGTCGCGACCCGCGATGAGGATATCCCGGTGCTCGAGAGCCTGAAGCTCAGCGCCGCCCGAAACGGGGTCGACGACCTGGAGAGGTTGTCGGGTGAGCAGGCGATGGAACTCGAACCCGCGCTGTACTGCAAAGCGGCGTTGCTGTCGCCGTCCACCGGCATCATCGACAGTCACGGCTTCATGACGGCACTCCTCGCCGACGCTCAAGAAGCCGGTGCGCAACTGTCCGTGAACACGACGTTCGAAGCGGGCCATGCGGACGGTAAAAACCTGCGCGTCCGCAGTGGCGAGATGGAACTCGATTGCGATGTCCTGATCAACGCGGCTGGACTCGGCGCTCAGGAAGTGGCCGGGGCCATCGAAGGACTCGACGCGAGCACGATACCGCGCCGCTATCTGACCAAGGGCAGCTATTTCGTGACTCCGGGCAAGCCCGCATTCACACGCCTGATCTACCCGGTTCCCAATACCGCAAGCCTGGGGATTCACGTCACACTCGACGTGGCCGGCCAGATGCGTTTCGGGCCCGATCAGGAGTGGGTCGAAGAGGTGAGTTATCGGGTCGATGAGGCGAGCGCCGCGAAGTTCGCCGAATCGGTGCTTCGCTACTTCCCCGGGTTGGATGAATCCGCCCTGGTCCCTTCCTACGCCGGAGTTCGTCCCAAGGTTCAGGCTCCCGGCGAGCCGATGGCCGATTTCGCCATCTACGGACCCGAGGTACACGGAATTCCCGGTCTGGTGAATCTCTTCGGTTTCGAGAGCCCGGGTCTTACGGCTGCACTGTCGATTGCACGCGAGGTGCTGAGTAGAATCGGGCTGGATTCGGAACTCGAGTGATTCCATCTGCGCTTCTCGAGCCGCAGCGCTCCCACTCGCACGCAAGAGGAAGATCGCAATGCCCCCTCAGTATCTGAAGAAGGCCCAACGTACGCCGGTGAGCACGGAACAGGAAACTCGTCGCATCGTCAGCGAGATCCTGGCGGAAATCGAGGCCGGAGGCGAAGACAGAGCCCGCAGATACGGCGTCGAACTCGACGGCTGGCGGGGCGACATCCGGATGTCCAGAGAAGCCGTGGAGGCCGCGGCCGAGCAGGTGCCTTCCCAGCTCAAGGACGATCTGCGTTACGCGCACGAGCGCGTGCGCAGTTTTGCCGAGAAACAACTGGCCAGCATCTCGGAATTCGAGACCGAGCTATCGCCGGGGCTCTGGGCGGGTCAGAAGCTGATCCCGATCGAAACGGCTGGATGTTATGTGCCGGGCGGACGCTACGCCCACGTCGCATCGGCAATCATGAGCATCACCACGGCGAAGGTCGCGGGTGTACGCAATATCGTCGCCTGTTCGGCTCCCGGGACGGATCGCGGCGGCATCCACCCCGCCATCCTCTACGCAATGGATCTCGCGGGTGCGGACCACGTCCTTGCACTCGGGGGTGTCCAGGGAGTTGCGGCGCTGGCTTATGGTCTCTTCAGCGGATGTGAAGCCAATATCCTGGTCGGCCCTGGTAACCGCTTCGTCGCCGAAGCCAAGCGCATGCTCTTTGGCCGGACGGGTATCGATCTCTTTGCCGGTCCCACGGAGATACTCATCATCGCAGACGCGAACGCGGATGCGGAAATCGTGGCATGCGACCTGGTCGGTCAGGCAGAGCACGGTTTCGACTCACCGGCCTGGCTGGTTGCAACCGATCGCGGACTGGCTGAGCGAGTCATGGAGAAGATGCAGGTTCTGATTGACGATCTTCCCGAAGCTCAGCAACAGGCGGCCGATGCGGCCTGGCGGGACTTTGGCGAAGTGGTGTTATGCAAAGACGACGAAGAAGCCGCACAGGTCAGTGATGTGTATGCGCCCGAGCATCTGGAAATCCAGACGGACAATCTCGACTGGTATGTGGATCGGTTGCGCAACTACGGCTCGCTCTTCGTCGGTGAGGAAACCACCGTCGCTTTTGGTGACAAGTGTTCCGGGACCAATCACATTCTTCCCACCAAGGGCGCCGGGAACTACACGGGTGGATTATCCGTGCATAAGTTCATCAAGATCGTCACGACACAGCGCATGACCCGCGAAGCCAATCGCGAGGTCGCGGCGGTGACGGCTCGAGTCTCGCGACTGGAGAGGATGGAGGGACACGCGCGCACCGGCGACATCCGCCTGGCCAAGTATTTCCCCGATACGCCTTTCGATCTGGTCCCGTGAGAATATTGGACGTCGGGGGAAGGAAGAAGTGAGCGCAGAGCTATTCGATCTGTCGGGGCAGGTTGCCCTGTGCACCGGCGGCAGTTCCGGAATCGGTCGGCGTATGGCCGGGGCTCGGTCCCGTGCTGGAGCCAATGTGGTCCTGATCGGGCGACGTGCCGAGGCGATTTCGGAAGCGCTCACGGAAATCAACGACTCCGATTCGGGCAAAGCCGCTGGGCTGGTCGCCGATCTGCTCGATCGCGACTGGTTCGAGGAGCGCTCCCTCTGCTCCGGTCCCCGAGCTTTTCAGTACCTGGAGAACGGGAGTGCATCCGCTGCCAAGATTCTCCTGCGCCCCTCATCGAGTCAGGACTGACACAGGCGATGACTGACACGAGCACGAAGCACTCGCCCGCAAGGACCGGAACATGACACTTTCCATCAATCCGCTGATCTCCCGACTGAGATGTTCGCTATCGGGTCGGGAGGTCGACAGCAAAGGCTTTACGTCTCCCGTCGGGCTGTGTTCGTGTTGTCCCGCACCGGGGCGGCCGGTCGAGGTCGAGTACGATCTCGAGCGCGCCGTGCGCGAGAAGCGAATCGTCGGGATGTTCGACCGAACCGCGGACACCGCTCCCCAGGGGATGCTGCGCTACGCCCCATTACTTCCGGTGCACGGGCTCGCGCAAGACTACGCGGCCGACGTCGGAGCCACACCGATCATCCGGCACGACGCACTCAGCCGAGATCTCGGCGTCGACTACTTCATCAAGTGCGAAGGTGGAAACCCGTCGAACAGCTTCAAAGATCGCGGGTTGGTGATCGGCGTCGCGTTTGGAGCCGCGTGTGGTGCGCAGCGTTTCTGTCTGCCAACCCAGGGCAACGCGGGTGTGGCCGCCGCGCTCTTCTGTTCGCGACTGGGCCTGCCACCCGCCATCGTCTATATGCCCGATGGCTATCAGCAGAGCATCTACCAGCGCGCCTGCACGTTCTTCGGCGGTGATGTGCGCTTCGCGGGTGAGAACATCGCTGCGGCCGGTGCGAAGATGCGCGAGGAACTCGCTGCTCCGCTTGCCAGCGGTGAGTACGTGGACCTGTCCACGTTCTTCGAACCGGGCCGCCTGGAGGGCAAGAAGACCATGGGCCTGGAGATTTTTGACCACTTTGGTCCCACCACGCTGCCGGACTGGATCCTCTATCCGACCGGGGGCGGAACTGGACTGGTGGGAATCTGGAAGGCGCTGGCGGAACTCATCGAACTGGGCCTGCTCGACGAGCGCCAGCCATTACCCAGACTGGTTGCCGTGCAATCGGAAGCCTGCGCGCCCGTGGTCCGCTCCTTCGAAAAGGGCCTGGAACAGGTGGAGCCGGTCGAGTCCACCGGTACGGTCGCCGACGGACTGGACGTACCCCGAGCCATCATGGGCCATCGCATGCTCGCCGCTCTGCGCGAGTCGGGTGGCACCGCGATTGCGGTCCTGGAGTCGCACACCGTCGCGGCCTTCGAGGAATACGGACGACGCGGTGTGAGTGCGGGTTTCGAAAGTGCGGCACTACTGGCGGCCCTGCGCAGCATGCGCGTCAGCGGAACGATCGCTGAAGGCGCGCGGGTTCTCCTGCTCCATACTTCCGGGCCGTTTGCCGGGCTTGACCGCGCCTGAAGATCTGGTCTCGACTTTCTCCAACGCCAAGAAACCGAAACGATGAGGTCTATCTGATGCAGCCCGAGATCCTTGACCCACCTGTCGCCCAGGGCTCCAGTAGCGCCGTCGTCGAGGGGCCGAAAGGGGAGATTGCCAACCGTGACCTGATCGAACACTCCAAACGCTTTGTGCCCAGACTCTGGACTGTTACGGAGCGCGTTCACTGCGCGGTGGGCTATGGCCTCGCCAACTCAACCGCCATTCAAGCTCCGGAAGGTCTGGTCATCGTGGATACCGGTGAATCCGTGGAAGAGGCCGGTGACCACGTGGCAGCGGTTCGCGCGATCACTGATCTGCCGACACGGGCCGTGATCTACTCGCATAGCCATTACGTTGACGGCACGACAGCCTGGCTTCGGGAGAACGAGCCCGCGCTTCGCGTGTACGGTCACGAACGCATTCCCGATACTCGCGCCAACATCGCCGGTGAAATCGGACCGGCCTACAATCGACGGGCGTGTCTTCAGTTCGGACTCTTCCTGCCCCAGCAGGGTCCGGATGCCATGCCGAATCACGGGATCGGTCCCTTCTTCTTCAATCCAAATCACTCCAAGCGTACTCCGGGCTTTCTGCCGCTCACCGATCCGATCCGGGGAGAGACCGAGACCGAGATCGCGGGCCTCCGCTTCCATTTCATTCCAGCCGCCGCAGACAGTGAGGACTCGCTGATCATCTGGCTGCCGGATGAAGGCGTGGTGATCAACAACAATATCTGGCCAGCGCTCTTCAACATCTATCCGTTGCGGGGCGAGGCGTATCGCGATCCGCTGCTCCTGGTCGAAGCCATCGACAGAATTCGCAGTTTCGATCCGGAACACCTGGTCGGTGTTCACGGGCCTCCGATTTCGGGTCGAGGTGCGGTGCGCGACGCGCTGCGCGACTACCGCGATGCGATTCAGTTCTTGTGGGATCAGACCGTGCGCGGAATCAACCGCGGTTTCGGCCCCGACGAACTCGCCTGGTCGGTGCGGCTCCCCGCGCATCTGGAGACTTCACCGCTCTGCCGTCAGTTCTACGGAGCTGTTCCCCATCACGTGCGCCAGATCCACACCGGGCTCTTCGGCTGGTATGGCACCGATCCCTGTGATCTGTTTCCTCCTCCACCCCAGGTCGAAGCGCAGCGTATGGTCGTCGGTTTTGGGGGCCGCAATCGGGTTCTGGAACAGGCGCGGAATTCTCTGGAAAATGATGAAGCGTCCTGGGCCGCGCGCCTCGCGAGCTGGCTCGTGCGCATCGACTCGGGGGATGGCGACGCACGCCAGATCGAGGCGACCGCGCTTCGCTCGCTGGCCCAACAGACCACATCGTCCAATGTGCGTTCCGTGTGTCTGACCCGAGCACTCGAACTCGAGGGCACGGTTGATACGAGTTTCCTGAATCAGCGACCGGCTGCCGAGCGTCAGGTTCTGGCCGCGGCCCCGACGCGTTTCGTAAAGGCGCTGCGCGTCCAGCTCGATCCGGAAAAGAGTTCCGCCGTGTCGCAGACGGGGGCCTGGCACTTCAAGGACTCGGAAGTGAACTGCGGTCTCACGGTGCGCGGTGGTGTCGCGGAATTTCTGGAGTCCGCGCCGGAAACTGCGGATTTCGAGCTTCATCTGGAATTACCGCTCTGGGCTCGGCTCTGGTCGGGAAAGCTCTCGCTGGCGGACGCTGTCGCCAGTGGCGAGCTTGTCCTGGTCGGAGAACTCGAGCACGTCGAGGCGTTCTTCGAGCTATTCGATCATGTGAACCTCAGAGGTCCGACTCAGTAGTCGGCTCGACGCCTGGCCCGATCGAGCAGCGGCGAGCGGGGTATCGTCGCGGTATATTATATGCAGCCGCGCCAGTCGTCCGCTCGCGTGAGGAGATCGTCCCATGACCATTCAAGCCTCCTTTCCCGCCGCACATTCTTCCCGGCTGCCCGAAGGTGTGAGCATCCAGCCGCGCAGGTACGAGTTTCAAGACCTGGATCGCGTCCCTCAGTACTGGTTCGCCGGCAACCCGATCATCAGTCATCTGGAGAACGCGTTTTCGATTCTGATCCCGCCGGGTGAGCGTTTCTTCATCCAGTCCGTTCGGAATTTTCAGGACCGCGCCGAGGACCCCGAAGTCAAGGAACTGATCCGAGCTTTCATCCAGCAGGAGGGACTTCACACACGCGCGCATAACGAACTCAATCGTTCGTTTGCGAAGTTCGGTGTCGACGTCGATCGCGAAGTCGCATTCGGAGATCGTATCTTCAACTGGATGGCGCGCCGACTCCCGAGAAAGGTACAACTCGGTGTTACGGTCTTCCTCGAACACCTCACGGCGACCGGCGCCCACGTCCTGTTCATGGAGCCGAAGATCGCGGAATTCATGCACCCGGAAATGCTGCGGTTCTGGCGCTGGCATGCCGCCGAAGAACTCGAACACAAAGCGGTTGCTTTCGATCTCTTCCGCGCAGTCGGGGGCGGTTATCTACTCAGAGTCTTCTCTGCGATCGTAGCGATCGTGTTCGGCCTCTTGCCTTTCAACCGGGTCTTCCTTCGCATGATGAAGGATGATCCGACCGAGATCACCGCCGAGATGAAGAAGCAGGCGAGGGATGTGAACAAGATCGTGATGGGTCCCCAACTCCGTATGATCGGACGCTTCTTCAAGCCGTCTTTCCACCCCTGGCAATGCGACGATCAGAAGTACCTGAAGCAGTGGTACGAATCCGCCCAGCTCAGCTGATCGCCCCGCAAGGTTCGCCTGCACATCCCGATCCGGTGTATTCGAAAACCCGAGCCGCACGGCCGAGGTTTTTCCCGACGTCGCTCTGAAGGCGCCCGAAGCCACGTGATTCCGGGGACTTGGAGCTGAAGATCCCAGCACCGAAGTGCCGTTGGAACGCGAGCTGACAAGCTGAGCAATCCCTCACATTATTCCGACATGGAAAACACCTTCGATCGCATCCAACTCATCGGCCTGGCCGCCTTCGTGACGCTCTTCGTGGGCCGCAGCATCTACATGTGGCGCGTGCGCGGCATCAATCCGATCCGGCTGTCTCGGGGCAAACCGCTCGCCGAAGCACTGATCGAAGCTTGTCTGGTCATCGTGCTGCCGATCTGGCTCTACGAAATTTTCGCCTTCGCCTGGCCGCTGCCCTGGCACGTCTTTCCCGAGCCTCTGAACGTACTCGTCATTGACAACACACCGGCCCGCGTCGTGGGTTGCGTCTTGATCGCATCGGGCATCGCGCTGTTTGCAGCGGCACTCCTTTCTTTTGGGGACTCCTGGCGCGTGGGAATCGATCAGGAAACTCCGGGCGGACTGGTGACGGGCGGAGTCTTCGCTTTCACGCGAAACCCGATCTTCGTGTTCATGGACGTCTACGCGCTCGGCAGTTTCCTGGTTAGCGGACGTCTCTTGTTCGGCCTCTTCACTGTCCTGACCGTCGTTATCATCCATCAGCAGATTCGCAGAGAAGAGGCGTTTCTCGCAAGCTGCCACGGCGAGGCGTACAGCGGTTACCGGGACTGCACTCCGCGCTATCTCTTCTGGTGAAACTCTCGGCGGAGCGTTAGGCGCGGTTTTCAGCGGCCGTCTTTGAACCCGGTGGCGGAGGAGTCTTTTCGTCGGCGGGCAGCTGACTGACGATTTCCTCGCTCATCCCCACCTCTTCGATCAAGAACGCCTTGCGCATCTTCTCATCCGCCGGGTCTCGCGTCATCGTTCCGTCGTTCTCGAGCAGGACACGACTTCCGAAGGTGATCGCTTCGGAACGATCCGGTCGTGCAACTCGCGCGTAAACTTGATAATTGAACGGACTCCAGCCGCGAGTGTCTTCATGTCTCGAGCGGCAATCCGCGGCCGTTGCGTCGAGTCGGTCGAGTCGGCATCGAAGGGGCTGATCGAGGTGAAGTGGGCTGAAGCTGACCGTCCAGCCGGGACCCATCGGCTGGCATTCCGCCCCCCGCGCGTCGTGTGCGACCGACGTCGGTTCCGCGCTCAATCGCAGGGGTTTGTGAAGCTTCATCGTCGGATCGACCAGAAAGTTGCCTTCTTCGAGTTCGACCGTGACGCTGCCGTGATTGGGCGGAGCATCCGCCGGTCCGACGAGCATCGTGGAGAGCACGCGACTGGCCCGGAAGTCGAGGCTGCGAAGAAGCGCGTGGAATCCTCCCGAAATCGCCCAGCAGGTTCCCCCCGTGCCATCCCGCACCCAGCCCTCCAGAAATTCCGCCGGGTCATCGCCCGGAAGAGGGCCCGACCCGCCCCGAGCCAGGTAGATGCGCTTGCGCACATTGTCGAAGGGAACCGCGCAGCTAAATGCCTCGTAGAGTCGCGCCAGGCCGTCCGCATTCGCCACCGGGGGGCGCGGAAGACCGATCTTCGCGAGTACGCGTTCGCTGAGATCGGGATGGAGTTTCGTGTCGGGCAAATGCGTCCTCCGCCCGCGGGGGCCAGGCTCGGATACTGACATAGGATCAGCCTCAGGTGGCGAGCAGCATCATCCCCCCTGCCACAGCCCGAAGTGCCATACTGCTTTCGTTGCCACGAAATGTCTCTGGCATAGAGGAGAAGAGCTCATGGGAAAGATCACCGAGGAACACCGGACACTGATCGAGGAAGTAGGCCTGTGTTTTGTCGCATCGGCCTCCGCTGACGGCACGCCAAACGTCAGTCCGAAAGGCTCGATCGCCGTACTCGACGACGATCACCTGGTATTTGCGGAAATCATGAGCCCGCACACCCGGCAGAATCTCCAGGAGAATTCCAAGATCTCGGTGTGCGTGTGCAAGCCGGAGACGTTCAAGGCTTTTCAGTTCAAGGGCACCGCAGAGCTGACCTCCGACGGCGCCGTATTCGACATGTTGGTCCAGACGATCAAAGAGAAGAAGCTGCCCGTCCCCCCGCCCAAGCACGCCGTGACGATCAAAGTCGAAGAAGTTCGCGCACTGGGTGAGAGCTGAGTCGAAAGAGTTCCCGATCGACAACAACCCCCGGGAAGTGTGAGGAGTGTCCGACGTGGATAGCCCGAAAGAACTCACGGAATTCGCGCTCGAGTTCGTGAAAACCTATGGCGCCGTCGCCGCAGGAGTGTCGACGTTGGAGACGCTCGCCGGAGGCCCGCCTTCTGCCGATCTGGAGCACGTGCTCGAAGGGGCCAGGTCCGCAGTCACGTTTGCGTTGCCGCTCGACCAGGAGAAGATCCTCACCTACCTGGCCAAACAGGATCACGCCTCTCACCAGGCCGACAACCTCAGGACGACCAACCTGGTCACAGGGATTGCCACCAATCTGGCTTCCTACTGGACTCAACACGGAATTCCGTCCTACGGGGTCGACGCCAATTTCGTCTTTCGTCAAGACACGCCCAGGGGCATGATGGACTTCATGCCCGACATCTCCCACCGCTATCTCGCGGCCCGTTCGGGTGTTGGCTGGTTCGGCTTTTCGGGGAATATCATCACCGAGGAGAACGGCGCGGCGGTCCTGCTGGGCACGACGGTCACGACGGCTGAACTCGAGCCGACCGAACCGCTTGCGGCCGAGGACAAGTACTGCGACGACTGCCAGCTCTGCCTGGCGAGTTGCAATTCCGGGATGTTCGACAAGACCGAGAAGACGACGGTTACAATGGGGGATCGGGACTTCTGTTATTCCAAGCGGAAGAGTTATCACCGTTGCGACCTGGTCTGCGGAGGCTTCACCGGGTTGTCGAAGAACGGAAAATGGTCCACGTGGTCTCCGGGACGTTTCGATATTCCCGAGAGCGACGAGGAGTTCCTGCCCGCCCTCGCCGGAGCGATCATGGCTTCGTCGCCGCGACCCGAGATCGAGGGCGGTTTCTTCCACCCGGGAATGGGATCCGCGCGCAAGCTCAACCTGACCTGTGGAAACTGCCAGCTTCTGTGCCATCCGGATCGCGACGAACGCAAGAGGCGTTACAAGCTGCTGACCAAGAGTGGTGTCGTCGTCCAGAACGAAGACGGTTCCCTGGAGGCTGTCTCCCCGGCGAGAGCGAAGAAGCACCTGGCCGAGATGAGCCCCGAGCGGAGAGCGACCTATCAGAAGGACTGACGCGTGCGATTGCGATCGCCCTGCGGAAGACCTTCGACTGGATCAATGAAATGGGGTAGCTGCGCCCGGGCGCTCGCTCTATCTCGGGAGAAGTCGCCGAGTGAGCCCGAGCACGAGCACCAATCCGAGAGCACCGATCAGAAGCAGGGTTTCCCAGCGGCCCGAGAACAACGGTACGGACACGGCAGCCGAGCGAACCAGCAAGACGTAGTTGTCGATGCTGATCAGATCGAGCTGCGGACCAAAGAAGTCGCCGGAGGAATGCGTCCCTTCCGCCTTGGGATCGGTTCGCTGGGCACCGGCGCCGTGAACATCCAGAACACTCCCGAACGGATTGCCCAGCGCCTCGAAGAAGGAGACGTAGACGGCACCGGTACTGCTTGGACTTCCCCCGGTGTCGAGTTCTACAAAGGTCGTACCGGTCCAGTGGAATCCGTAGTCGCCATTCGGATCGTAGGCGGCGGCCGTCTGGTCCGTCGCGGTGAGCAGGAATAACGAGTCGATCGCGGGACTCGAGGTCGCGTCGGGCGAACGGGAATAGTCGATCAGGCCTTGAAGTTCCTTGGCGTTGGGCAGGCGCCAGTC is a genomic window containing:
- a CDS encoding pyridoxamine 5'-phosphate oxidase family protein: MGKITEEHRTLIEEVGLCFVASASADGTPNVSPKGSIAVLDDDHLVFAEIMSPHTRQNLQENSKISVCVCKPETFKAFQFKGTAELTSDGAVFDMLVQTIKEKKLPVPPPKHAVTIKVEEVRALGES
- a CDS encoding epoxyqueuosine reductase, with protein sequence MDSPKELTEFALEFVKTYGAVAAGVSTLETLAGGPPSADLEHVLEGARSAVTFALPLDQEKILTYLAKQDHASHQADNLRTTNLVTGIATNLASYWTQHGIPSYGVDANFVFRQDTPRGMMDFMPDISHRYLAARSGVGWFGFSGNIITEENGAAVLLGTTVTTAELEPTEPLAAEDKYCDDCQLCLASCNSGMFDKTEKTTVTMGDRDFCYSKRKSYHRCDLVCGGFTGLSKNGKWSTWSPGRFDIPESDEEFLPALAGAIMASSPRPEIEGGFFHPGMGSARKLNLTCGNCQLLCHPDRDERKRRYKLLTKSGVVVQNEDGSLEAVSPARAKKHLAEMSPERRATYQKD